A genomic segment from Roseofilum capinflatum BLCC-M114 encodes:
- a CDS encoding efflux RND transporter periplasmic adaptor subunit, with translation MSEQPVSEMENSSKSTEDQETPMTENISPQKIAERKPGLLVGLGIGLAAGALATYALTTLNRSEPTPVQPVTASQSADPVQTVTLATVELERIPRTFTATGTVDAYDLLPVVSQVMDLQIRQVLVDEGDWVEKGQLMVVLNDSVLQTQISQAEADVEASRAVVQERQAAVEQAKSALQGALAAKEEAEAGKQQAIASLAQAQAELEQAERDLARSETLAAEGAISTQEVDLSRTKATNAREAVQVAKANINSAEARISSARANVNSAQATISSMTANVNTALAQLQSQQARVEQQKTYLAQTQVTAPSSGIVSERTARVGDLASPQTPLFRIINQGALELELKIPETQLSQVNIGAPVTLTSDANSGINIKGKIREIAPLVDADTRQATVKVDLPSSSVLRPGMFLQASITAQMVQGLVVPAEAVQPLADGSTIVYQVDENNQAIARRVEVGSTLGGESTNVEIKQGLNVGDRIVVLGAGFINEGDIVRVADSTALTPTVN, from the coding sequence ATGAGTGAACAGCCAGTCAGTGAGATGGAAAATTCATCAAAATCAACGGAAGACCAAGAAACTCCAATGACTGAAAACATAAGTCCTCAAAAGATCGCGGAAAGAAAACCCGGATTGCTGGTGGGTTTGGGTATTGGCCTAGCGGCAGGCGCATTGGCAACCTATGCCCTAACTACCCTGAACCGTTCTGAACCTACTCCCGTGCAACCGGTGACAGCTTCTCAATCGGCTGACCCGGTGCAAACAGTTACTCTAGCCACAGTAGAATTAGAGAGAATACCCCGCACATTTACGGCTACTGGGACGGTGGACGCATATGATTTATTACCTGTCGTCTCTCAGGTGATGGACTTGCAAATTCGCCAAGTGCTTGTAGATGAAGGGGATTGGGTGGAAAAAGGACAATTAATGGTAGTGTTAAATGACTCAGTTCTGCAAACCCAAATTAGTCAAGCTGAGGCGGATGTAGAAGCGAGTCGGGCGGTGGTGCAAGAGCGTCAAGCGGCGGTGGAGCAGGCGAAATCTGCTCTACAAGGGGCTTTGGCGGCAAAGGAGGAAGCGGAAGCGGGCAAACAACAGGCGATCGCCTCTTTAGCTCAAGCCCAAGCGGAACTCGAACAAGCGGAACGGGACTTGGCGCGATCGGAAACTTTAGCCGCAGAAGGAGCCATTAGTACCCAAGAGGTGGATTTAAGCCGCACGAAAGCTACAAATGCTAGGGAAGCAGTACAAGTAGCTAAGGCAAATATTAATAGCGCCGAAGCCAGAATTAGCAGTGCGAGGGCTAATGTGAACAGTGCCCAAGCGACCATCAGCAGTATGACGGCTAATGTGAATACGGCCTTAGCCCAACTGCAAAGCCAACAAGCGAGGGTCGAACAACAGAAAACCTATCTGGCTCAAACTCAAGTCACTGCCCCATCGAGTGGCATCGTCAGCGAACGAACAGCACGGGTGGGAGATTTGGCAAGTCCGCAAACGCCCCTATTTCGGATTATTAATCAGGGGGCTTTGGAACTGGAACTGAAAATCCCTGAAACCCAACTGAGTCAGGTGAATATCGGGGCCCCGGTGACCTTAACCTCGGATGCCAATAGTGGGATTAATATTAAAGGCAAAATTCGAGAAATTGCCCCCCTAGTGGATGCCGATACTCGCCAAGCCACGGTGAAGGTGGATTTACCTTCGTCTTCTGTGTTGCGACCGGGGATGTTTTTACAAGCGAGTATTACGGCGCAAATGGTGCAAGGGTTAGTGGTTCCGGCTGAAGCGGTGCAACCTTTGGCCGATGGCAGCACCATTGTCTATCAAGTGGACGAGAATAATCAGGCGATCGCCCGCAGGGTCGAAGTCGGTTCTACCCTAGGGGGAGAGTCCAC
- a CDS encoding efflux RND transporter periplasmic adaptor subunit, with the protein MGNQPIAIKCPPLRLLLLMALLLTTTGCKLLPRPESSAFSQPVANQPQTISVDVATATAGDRGNGLTYTGTTEPIQEVILRSQSEGQLLYLSVDVGDRVRRGQVIAEIDKALPTAVINQAQAELSARRVEVAESESEIRQLQTQIEIAKLELSQAEADAQRLETLYNEGAISKQDAELARTAAQRAKQALRAAEAQVMTQNKVIAAAEERVSVQQAIVSQAQERESYTQVEVPISGTILERWMEAGTVVRPGDELLRIGDFSQVKVKVEVSELDLYQIYVGQYVSVTLDAFPGEEFPGTVTQISPVADPVARLIPIEVTLSNRSGRLGSGLLARANFEVGDRQTIRVPQQAIVKREGEDATLFLMNEDNDNTVTSRRVILGTTRDGEVEIISGLEPGERYVLQSSRPLEDGDRVELSILSSP; encoded by the coding sequence ATGGGAAATCAACCGATCGCCATCAAATGTCCTCCCCTAAGACTGCTCTTACTGATGGCTCTATTATTGACGACGACGGGATGTAAATTGCTCCCTCGACCTGAATCGAGTGCGTTTTCGCAACCAGTTGCCAATCAACCCCAGACCATTTCTGTGGATGTGGCGACTGCTACGGCTGGCGATCGGGGGAATGGGTTAACCTATACGGGAACCACGGAACCCATTCAGGAAGTGATTTTGCGATCGCAAAGTGAAGGACAACTGCTTTACTTGAGTGTAGATGTGGGCGATCGCGTCCGTCGAGGGCAAGTGATTGCCGAAATTGATAAAGCCTTACCCACCGCAGTCATTAACCAAGCTCAGGCGGAACTGTCTGCTCGTCGCGTAGAAGTGGCCGAAAGTGAAAGCGAGATTCGCCAGTTGCAAACCCAAATTGAAATCGCCAAACTAGAATTAAGCCAAGCTGAAGCGGATGCCCAACGGTTGGAAACCTTGTATAACGAAGGAGCCATTTCTAAACAGGATGCCGAATTAGCTCGCACTGCTGCCCAAAGAGCTAAACAAGCCCTACGAGCGGCCGAAGCTCAGGTAATGACCCAAAATAAAGTGATCGCAGCCGCCGAAGAACGGGTGAGCGTCCAACAAGCGATTGTCAGTCAGGCCCAAGAGCGTGAATCTTATACCCAAGTCGAAGTGCCCATTTCCGGGACAATTTTAGAGCGATGGATGGAAGCGGGGACGGTGGTGCGTCCAGGGGATGAGTTGCTGAGAATTGGGGATTTTAGCCAGGTGAAAGTGAAGGTGGAAGTTTCCGAGTTGGATTTGTATCAAATTTATGTAGGTCAATATGTGTCGGTGACTTTAGATGCTTTTCCGGGAGAAGAATTTCCGGGCACAGTGACCCAGATTTCCCCAGTAGCCGATCCGGTGGCGCGATTGATTCCCATCGAAGTCACCCTTTCTAACCGCAGTGGGCGCTTGGGGAGTGGATTATTGGCACGGGCGAACTTTGAAGTGGGCGATCGACAAACGATCCGAGTTCCCCAACAGGCGATTGTTAAGCGAGAAGGTGAGGATGCTACCCTATTTCTGATGAATGAGGACAATGACAACACGGTAACCTCTAGGCGGGTCATCCTGGGAACAACCCGTGATGGTGAAGTGGAAATTATCTCCGGTTTAGAACCGGGGGAACGCTATGTGTTGCAAAGTTCTCGACCCCTTGAGGATGGCGATCGCGTAGAATTAAGTATTCTCTCTTCTCCCTAA
- a CDS encoding DUF3352 domain-containing protein, with translation MSTKIPPTVLQNLSDSQKKLGLLAIAGIVILGATGSLAYWFFIGRTQVPQDMQLGANVVPQNSLMTISLSTNERQWENLRSFGTPNTQAALDQTLAQLRDQFQTQTQLNYLKDIQPWVGQEVTWAYLAPEITEDETLSEEERMVMLEQPSWVMVVPIANPLKAQEISGKLVDQDLTKRTYKDIEIQETQPDAEVVFSSTVLQGRYLVISSAPEATDRVIDTFKGEASVASTPGYKNALEQLGTTSALARVYVNVPEATRVAAANSVRPIAPEELEQLETNQGLAATVEVVSNGLLFQGITWLSNQAEQKLTPDSLNLDLGEYVPSDTLMMLTGSNFNQVWNQYTTGVEGNPLAPLNPEGLKQGLLDTTGLNLEEDLLAWMDGPFAIAMIPADQSASPIPFGFAVMVNTGDRETADQTFASLDEVMQDKYQVQINSETLGEMEVTQWQLPFGIIDISRAWLSDDLVMMTFGAAIANRLIAPLENPLATSEAFTTSIPEGLSSQSGYFYADIERLFNQNLPLPIIIPPDQDNLFQAFDSIGVTSAITSPRTTRYNLLVRLKKGQEPGPLPSPMTPSPTPEESPEASEEESEE, from the coding sequence TTGTCTACTAAAATACCTCCAACTGTGCTGCAAAATCTTTCAGATTCCCAGAAAAAACTGGGGTTATTGGCGATCGCTGGAATCGTCATCCTTGGTGCAACCGGTAGCTTGGCCTATTGGTTCTTTATCGGACGGACTCAAGTTCCCCAAGATATGCAACTCGGAGCCAATGTGGTTCCCCAAAATTCCCTGATGACCATTTCCCTCTCGACGAATGAACGTCAATGGGAAAATTTACGCTCCTTTGGTACACCCAATACTCAAGCAGCGTTAGACCAAACCTTAGCCCAACTGCGCGATCAATTCCAAACCCAAACCCAACTCAACTATCTCAAAGATATTCAGCCTTGGGTGGGACAAGAAGTGACCTGGGCCTATTTAGCGCCAGAAATTACTGAGGATGAAACCCTCTCGGAAGAAGAACGGATGGTGATGCTCGAACAACCCTCTTGGGTGATGGTTGTTCCTATTGCTAATCCCTTGAAAGCCCAAGAAATTTCTGGGAAATTAGTGGATCAAGACCTGACGAAACGCACCTATAAAGACATTGAAATCCAAGAAACCCAACCCGATGCAGAGGTGGTGTTTTCCTCCACCGTTTTGCAGGGCCGATATTTGGTTATTAGTAGCGCTCCAGAAGCCACGGATCGGGTGATTGATACCTTCAAAGGAGAGGCTTCTGTGGCTTCGACTCCCGGATATAAAAATGCCTTGGAACAGTTGGGAACCACTTCAGCTTTGGCTCGTGTGTATGTAAATGTTCCTGAAGCTACCAGAGTCGCAGCAGCGAATTCTGTACGCCCGATCGCCCCAGAAGAGTTAGAACAGTTAGAAACCAATCAGGGATTAGCGGCAACGGTAGAAGTGGTCTCTAATGGTCTCTTATTTCAGGGGATTACTTGGCTCAGTAACCAAGCGGAGCAGAAATTAACCCCGGATAGCCTGAACTTGGATCTCGGTGAGTATGTGCCCAGTGATACGTTGATGATGCTCACGGGCAGCAATTTTAATCAAGTGTGGAATCAGTATACGACCGGTGTAGAGGGGAATCCGTTAGCGCCCCTCAATCCAGAAGGCTTAAAACAAGGCTTATTAGATACCACGGGATTGAATTTAGAAGAAGATTTACTCGCGTGGATGGATGGGCCATTTGCGATCGCCATGATACCCGCCGATCAAAGTGCGTCCCCCATTCCCTTCGGCTTTGCAGTGATGGTGAATACGGGCGATCGAGAAACAGCCGATCAAACCTTTGCCAGCCTCGATGAAGTGATGCAAGATAAATATCAAGTACAAATTAACTCAGAAACCCTGGGCGAAATGGAAGTCACCCAATGGCAGCTCCCCTTTGGCATTATTGACATTAGCCGAGCCTGGTTAAGCGATGACTTAGTAATGATGACCTTTGGTGCGGCGATCGCCAACCGCCTGATCGCCCCTCTCGAAAATCCCCTGGCAACTAGCGAAGCCTTTACTACCAGTATCCCCGAAGGTCTGAGTTCCCAAAGTGGCTACTTTTACGCCGACATCGAGCGCCTGTTTAACCAAAACCTACCCCTACCCATTATTATCCCTCCCGATCAAGATAATCTCTTTCAGGCCTTTGACTCTATTGGTGTCACCTCTGCCATTACCAGTCCCCGTACTACCCGGTACAACCTGCTGGTGAGGCTGAAAAAAGGACAAGAACCCGGCCCCCTACCTTCTCCGATGACCCCTTCACCGACTCCCGAAGAGTCTCCAGAAGCATCAGAGGAAGAATCAGAAGAATAG
- a CDS encoding ATP-binding protein encodes MTLETEEYDEKSLKFLSKNPDWQELAKDCVCFANARGGAIRIGIEDGETQPPDGQTISPDWIEKISKRINELTLNVTLAPRIEIASNGSQYLHITISRSPNVASTSDGRYYLRVADTCKPVLGDDILRLINERPTAPWETLTTQQVPRDRIDSGKLQAFCHGIRSSDRVKTSVKEKTDTELLDHYFLAQEDWLTNLGILSVGQRGDRARLGTAPVVQFLKYDQQEQKVNKLLWDDFSLSPIELVEAVWTEIPDFRERYELPDGLFRQTLPLYDEAVVRELLVNALVHRPYTQRGDIFLNLFSDRLEIVNPGPLPLGVTPQNVLHTTVRRNENLARIFHDLKLMEREGSGFDKIYEIMLSQGRRLPLLQEGSDRVKVTIYRQILKQEVINLLAIGDRQYQLTQREKITLGLLAQKESLSTRELSQQLSLSEGQALTSWLGRLLDFNLIKQTGQTKGTRYSVDPEMLRSIATQHRTTLQLMEPHRLEALILEDLRRYPQSSISEIHQRTAPELARSRIKRTLERLIAQDHITQTGENRWRRYSLHP; translated from the coding sequence GTGACCCTTGAGACCGAAGAGTATGACGAAAAATCCCTCAAATTCTTGAGTAAAAACCCTGACTGGCAAGAACTGGCCAAAGACTGCGTATGCTTTGCCAATGCCAGAGGCGGTGCGATCCGGATCGGTATCGAAGACGGTGAAACCCAACCCCCTGATGGGCAAACTATCTCCCCCGACTGGATCGAAAAAATCAGCAAGCGCATCAATGAACTCACCCTCAATGTCACCCTTGCCCCCCGGATCGAGATTGCCTCCAATGGTAGCCAATATCTGCATATCACCATTTCCCGCTCCCCTAACGTCGCCTCCACCAGCGATGGACGCTACTACCTTCGGGTTGCCGATACCTGTAAACCCGTCCTGGGCGATGATATCCTGCGGCTGATCAACGAACGCCCCACCGCTCCTTGGGAAACCCTCACTACCCAGCAAGTGCCCCGCGATCGCATCGACTCCGGCAAACTCCAAGCCTTCTGTCACGGTATCCGTAGCTCCGATCGCGTCAAAACCTCGGTCAAAGAAAAAACTGACACCGAACTCCTGGATCACTACTTCCTCGCCCAAGAGGACTGGCTCACTAACCTCGGTATTCTTTCTGTCGGTCAACGGGGAGATCGCGCCCGCTTAGGCACAGCTCCCGTAGTGCAATTCCTCAAATACGACCAACAGGAGCAGAAAGTGAATAAACTCCTGTGGGATGACTTTTCCCTCTCCCCCATTGAACTTGTAGAAGCCGTCTGGACTGAAATTCCCGACTTCCGCGAACGCTACGAACTCCCCGACGGTTTATTTCGCCAAACCCTTCCCCTCTACGATGAAGCCGTTGTGCGGGAACTGCTGGTCAATGCCCTAGTTCACCGTCCTTACACCCAACGGGGTGACATCTTTCTTAACCTCTTTTCCGATCGCCTGGAAATCGTCAATCCTGGCCCCCTGCCCCTCGGTGTCACTCCCCAAAACGTCCTCCACACCACTGTTCGCCGTAACGAAAACCTCGCCCGTATTTTCCACGACCTCAAACTGATGGAACGGGAAGGTAGCGGCTTCGACAAAATCTATGAAATCATGCTCTCCCAAGGACGCAGGCTACCTCTACTCCAAGAAGGCAGCGATCGCGTAAAAGTCACCATTTATCGACAAATATTGAAACAAGAGGTGATTAATTTACTGGCGATTGGCGATCGACAATACCAACTCACCCAACGGGAAAAAATCACCCTAGGACTGCTGGCGCAAAAGGAAAGTCTCAGCACCCGCGAACTCTCCCAGCAACTTTCTCTCTCAGAAGGACAGGCTCTGACCTCCTGGCTCGGTCGGTTGTTGGACTTCAACTTAATCAAACAAACCGGACAAACGAAAGGAACTCGTTACTCTGTCGATCCTGAAATGTTACGCTCCATTGCCACTCAGCACCGCACCACCCTACAACTGATGGAACCCCATCGGTTAGAAGCTTTAATTCTGGAGGATTTACGCCGCTATCCCCAATCAAGTATTAGCGAAATTCATCAGCGCACCGCTCCCGAACTCGCACGATCTCGAATTAAGCGAACTCTAGAGAGGTTAATTGCCCAAGATCACATTACTCAAACTGGAGAGAACCGATGGCGGCGCTATAGCCTCCATCCCTAA
- a CDS encoding ABC transporter permease translates to MDWWKKLRKNPLAQVGAVILTVFYIVVIGAGFFAPYTPYSSQLNGSLLPPTPIEWFNEGQFSPRVYPVTQGATDLDTGDRPLIIDRSQPSPLRLFVQGEDYKILGIIPANIHLFGTEGAGRINLLGTDSQARDQFSRLLYGGQISLSIGLVGILISFPLGMMVGGISGYFGGWVDAVLMRLVEVLMTIPGIYLLVALAAVIPPQLSSAQRFLLIVIITSFISWSGLARVIRGQVLSLKEQQFVQAAKAMGANPFYIIIRHVLPQTATYVIISATLAIPGFIVAESVLSLIGLGIQEPDPSWGNLLSAGTNASILVLQPWLIWPPAILIILTVLSFNLLGDGLRDALDPRSLREFN, encoded by the coding sequence GTGGATTGGTGGAAGAAACTACGCAAAAATCCCCTTGCTCAGGTAGGGGCAGTGATTCTGACGGTGTTCTATATTGTGGTGATTGGGGCGGGTTTTTTTGCCCCCTATACGCCCTACAGTTCTCAACTTAATGGCTCCCTACTGCCTCCCACGCCGATTGAGTGGTTTAATGAGGGACAGTTTTCGCCGCGAGTCTATCCCGTCACCCAGGGCGCTACAGATTTAGATACGGGCGATCGCCCCCTAATTATAGACCGTAGCCAACCTTCCCCCCTACGCCTGTTTGTCCAGGGCGAAGACTACAAAATCCTCGGTATTATCCCTGCCAATATCCATCTCTTCGGCACAGAAGGAGCAGGGCGGATCAATCTTTTGGGCACAGATAGCCAAGCCAGAGACCAGTTCAGTCGTCTCCTCTACGGCGGTCAAATTAGCCTCAGTATTGGCTTAGTAGGAATTTTGATTTCGTTTCCCCTAGGGATGATGGTGGGGGGTATATCGGGCTATTTTGGCGGCTGGGTGGATGCCGTGTTAATGCGCCTGGTAGAAGTGTTAATGACCATTCCCGGTATTTATCTCTTGGTTGCTCTAGCTGCGGTGATTCCTCCCCAACTGAGCAGCGCTCAACGGTTTCTGCTGATTGTGATTATTACCTCCTTTATCAGTTGGTCAGGACTGGCACGGGTGATCCGAGGTCAAGTTCTATCGCTCAAAGAGCAACAATTTGTGCAAGCTGCCAAAGCCATGGGAGCTAATCCGTTTTATATTATTATTCGCCATGTCTTGCCCCAAACGGCTACCTATGTGATCATTTCTGCAACTCTAGCCATTCCTGGGTTCATCGTTGCTGAATCGGTGTTGAGTCTGATTGGCTTAGGTATTCAAGAACCCGATCCCTCTTGGGGTAACCTATTATCCGCCGGAACCAATGCCTCGATTTTGGTCTTGCAACCTTGGTTAATTTGGCCTCCGGCAATTTTGATTATTTTAACGGTTCTTTCGTTTAACCTTTTGGGGGATGGGTTGCGCGATGCCCTCGATCCTAGAAGTTTACGGGAGTTTAATTAA